One genomic region from Nymphaea colorata isolate Beijing-Zhang1983 chromosome 10, ASM883128v2, whole genome shotgun sequence encodes:
- the LOC116263337 gene encoding cytochrome P450 704C1-like isoform X2 translates to MEISCCVGYGVASLLLLFPCLCVLRVFTGKSLGSKEYPPVKGTMFHLLRCLDRLYDYQAQVAASNKTVRYLAFSHSEVYTTDPPNIEYILKTNFANYDKGPYHRQITKDLLGDGIFAVDGQKWRHQRKVASYEFSTKVLRDFSSIVFRRNAAVLAQKISENADADLPMDIHELFTKYSMDSIFEVGFGLKLNILDGSNEEAIRFAKAFDESNALTYYRFYNLFWKVKRFFNVGTEATLRKNIAVIDEFIYKIISSRRKQYSRLQSTHVKEDILSRFLWESEKNPETMNDSYLKDIILNFMIAGKDTTGGTLSWFIYMLCKHPLVQEKIAQEVKEMVGSCEKGQFTQFVEKITERSLEKLHYLHAALSETLRLYPAVPIDRQCACKDDILPDGFKVKKGDGVNHITYAMGRMKYIWGDDAEDFRPERWLQDGVFKPESPFKFPAFHAGPRTCLGKDFAYRQMKIVAALLIAFFRFKLKDPSKEVSYKTMLTLHIDQGLHVRAIPRHL, encoded by the exons ATGGAAATCAGCTGCTGCGTCGGCTATGGCGTAGCTTCCCTTCTGCTCTTGTTCCCGTGTCTCTGTGTTTTGAGAGTCTTCACAGGGAAATCCCTAGGCAGCAAAGAGTACCCACCTGTGAAGGGAACTATGTTCCATTTGCTTAGATGCTTGGACAGGCTCTATGATTACCAGGCACAAGTTGCTGCCAGTAACAAAACGGTCAGGTACCTTGCCTTCTCTCATAGCGAAGTCTACACTACGGATCCGCCCAACATCGAGTATATCCTGAAGACCAACTTTGCTAACTATGACAAG GGGCCGTATCATCGGCAGATAACGAAGGATCTTCTTGGAGATGGTATTTTTGCAGTGGATGGTCAGAAATGGCGTCATCAAAGAAAAGTAGCGAGCTACGAGTTCTCCACCAAGGTGCTGAGAGATTTCAGTAGCATCGTTTTTCGGAGGAATGCAGCTGTTCTTGCACAGAAGATTTCAGAGAACGCAGATGCTGATCTGCCCATGGATATACAT GAACTATTCACAAAATATTCCATGGACTCTATTTTCGAAGTTGGATTTGGGCTCAAACTGAATATATTGGATGGGTCTAATGAGGAAGCGATAAGATTCGCCAAGGCTTTTGATGAATCGAACGCTTTGACATATTACCGTTTCTATAACTTATTCTGGAAGGTCAAGAGATTTTTCAATGTTGGTACAGAAGCAACACTCAGAAAAAATATTGCAGTGATTGATGAGTTCATCTATAAAATCATCAGTTCTAGACGGAAGCAGTATTCCCGCCTTCAAAGTACTCAT gtGAAGGAAGATATTCTGTCAAGGTTCCTTTGGGAAAGTGAAAAGAATCCGGAGACTATGAATGATAGTTACTTGAAAGATATCATTTTGAACTTCATGATTGCCGGCAAAGATACCACTGGGGGGACACTATCATGGTTCATATATATGCTCTGCAAGCATCCCCTTGTACAAGAAAAGATTGCACAGGAGGTCAAGGAGATGGTTGGTTCTTGTGAAAAAGGACAGTTTACACAATTTGTGGAGAAAATTACAGAAAGGTCATTAGAAAAGCTGCACTATCTTCATGCTGCTTTGAGTGAAACCTTGAGACTGTACCCTGCAGTCCCCATC GATAGACAGTGTGCATGCAAGGATGACATCCTCCCTGATGGATTCAAAGTGAAGAAAGGTGATGGAGTCAACCATATAACTTATGCGATGGGCAGGATGAAGTATATCTGGGGCGACGATGCGGAGGATTTCCGGCCAGAGAGATGGCTCCAAGACGGAGTTTTCAAACCAGAATCCCCTTTCAAATTTCCAGCATTTCAT GCTGGTCCACGGACGTGCTTGGGTAAAGATTTCGCGTATCGGCAGATGAAGATAGTAGCTGCATTGCTTATTGCtttctttagattcaaattaAAGGACCCATCTAAAGAGGTGAGTTACAAAACCATGCTGACTCTTCACATTGATCAGGGCCTTCATGTTCGTGCCATTCCCCGCCATCTGTGA
- the LOC116263337 gene encoding cytochrome P450 704C1-like isoform X1 produces MEISCCVGYGVASLLLLFPCLCVLRVFTGKSLGSKEYPPVKGTMFHLLRCLDRLYDYQAQVAASNKTVRYLAFSHSEVYTTDPPNIEYILKTNFANYDKGPYHRQITKDLLGDGIFAVDGQKWRHQRKVASYEFSTKVLRDFSSIVFRRNAAVLAQKISENADADLPMDIHELFTKYSMDSIFEVGFGLKLNILDGSNEEAIRFAKAFDESNALTYYRFYNLFWKVKRFFNVGTEATLRKNIAVIDEFIYKIISSRRKQYSRLQSTHVKEDILSRFLWESEKNPETMNDSYLKDIILNFMIAGKDTTGGTLSWFIYMLCKHPLVQEKIAQEVKEMVGSCEKGQFTQFVEKITERSLEKLHYLHAALSETLRLYPAVPIDRQCACKDDILPDGFKVKKGDGVNHITYAMGRMKYIWGDDAEDFRPERWLQDGVFKPESPFKFPAFHVRSEERKTQKKIHSLSQAGPRTCLGKDFAYRQMKIVAALLIAFFRFKLKDPSKEVSYKTMLTLHIDQGLHVRAIPRHL; encoded by the exons ATGGAAATCAGCTGCTGCGTCGGCTATGGCGTAGCTTCCCTTCTGCTCTTGTTCCCGTGTCTCTGTGTTTTGAGAGTCTTCACAGGGAAATCCCTAGGCAGCAAAGAGTACCCACCTGTGAAGGGAACTATGTTCCATTTGCTTAGATGCTTGGACAGGCTCTATGATTACCAGGCACAAGTTGCTGCCAGTAACAAAACGGTCAGGTACCTTGCCTTCTCTCATAGCGAAGTCTACACTACGGATCCGCCCAACATCGAGTATATCCTGAAGACCAACTTTGCTAACTATGACAAG GGGCCGTATCATCGGCAGATAACGAAGGATCTTCTTGGAGATGGTATTTTTGCAGTGGATGGTCAGAAATGGCGTCATCAAAGAAAAGTAGCGAGCTACGAGTTCTCCACCAAGGTGCTGAGAGATTTCAGTAGCATCGTTTTTCGGAGGAATGCAGCTGTTCTTGCACAGAAGATTTCAGAGAACGCAGATGCTGATCTGCCCATGGATATACAT GAACTATTCACAAAATATTCCATGGACTCTATTTTCGAAGTTGGATTTGGGCTCAAACTGAATATATTGGATGGGTCTAATGAGGAAGCGATAAGATTCGCCAAGGCTTTTGATGAATCGAACGCTTTGACATATTACCGTTTCTATAACTTATTCTGGAAGGTCAAGAGATTTTTCAATGTTGGTACAGAAGCAACACTCAGAAAAAATATTGCAGTGATTGATGAGTTCATCTATAAAATCATCAGTTCTAGACGGAAGCAGTATTCCCGCCTTCAAAGTACTCAT gtGAAGGAAGATATTCTGTCAAGGTTCCTTTGGGAAAGTGAAAAGAATCCGGAGACTATGAATGATAGTTACTTGAAAGATATCATTTTGAACTTCATGATTGCCGGCAAAGATACCACTGGGGGGACACTATCATGGTTCATATATATGCTCTGCAAGCATCCCCTTGTACAAGAAAAGATTGCACAGGAGGTCAAGGAGATGGTTGGTTCTTGTGAAAAAGGACAGTTTACACAATTTGTGGAGAAAATTACAGAAAGGTCATTAGAAAAGCTGCACTATCTTCATGCTGCTTTGAGTGAAACCTTGAGACTGTACCCTGCAGTCCCCATC GATAGACAGTGTGCATGCAAGGATGACATCCTCCCTGATGGATTCAAAGTGAAGAAAGGTGATGGAGTCAACCATATAACTTATGCGATGGGCAGGATGAAGTATATCTGGGGCGACGATGCGGAGGATTTCCGGCCAGAGAGATGGCTCCAAGACGGAGTTTTCAAACCAGAATCCCCTTTCAAATTTCCAGCATTTCAT GTCAGgtcagaagaaagaaaaactcaaaaaaaaattcattcacTGTCACAGGCTGGTCCACGGACGTGCTTGGGTAAAGATTTCGCGTATCGGCAGATGAAGATAGTAGCTGCATTGCTTATTGCtttctttagattcaaattaAAGGACCCATCTAAAGAGGTGAGTTACAAAACCATGCTGACTCTTCACATTGATCAGGGCCTTCATGTTCGTGCCATTCCCCGCCATCTGTGA
- the LOC116263339 gene encoding cytochrome P450 704C1-like encodes MEINSCIGYAVASLLLLFPCLCVLRIFTGKSLGSKEYPPVKGTMFHLLSCLDRLYDYQAEVAAHNKTVRYLAFSQSEVYTTDPQNIEYILKTNFANYDKGARHQEITKDLLGDGIFAVDGQRWRHQRKVASYEFSTKVLRDFSSVVFRRNAAALARKISEDAEANLSMDIHELFTKYSLDSIFEVGFGLKLNILDGSNEEAIRFAKAYKTMLTLHIDQGLHVRASHRLL; translated from the exons atggaGATCAATTCCTGCATCGGCTATGCCGTAGCTTCCCTTCTGCTGTTGTTTCCGTGTCTCTGTGTCTTGAGAATCTTCACAGGGAAATCTCTAGGCAGCAAAGAGTACCCACCTGTGAAGGGAACTATGTTCCATTTGCTTAGTTGCTTGGATAGGCTCTATGATTACCAAGCAGAAGTTGCTGCCCATAACAAGACAGTCAGGTACCTCGCCTTCTCCCAGAGCGAAGTCTACACTACAGACCCGCAGAACATCGAGTATATCCTGAAGACCAACTTCGCTAACTATGACAAG GGAGCGCGTCATCAGGAGATAACGAAGGATCTTCTTGGAGATGGTATTTTTGCGGTGGATGGTCAGAGATGGCGTCACCAGAGAAAAGTAGCAAGCTACGAGTTCTCCACCAAGGTGCTGAGAGATTTCAGCAGCGTCGTTTTCCGGAGGAACGCAGCTGCTCTTGCACGGAAGATTTCAGAGGACGCAGAGGCCAATCTGTCCATGGACATACAC GAACTATTCACAAAATATTCCCTGGACTCTATATTCGAAGTTGGATTTGGGCTGAAACTGAATATATTGGACGGATCTAATGAGGAAGCGATAAGATTCGCCAAGGCTTACAAAACCATGTTGACTCTTCACATTGATCAGGGCCTTCACGTTCGCGCATCTCATCGGCTTCTTTGA